The proteins below come from a single Thermococcus sp. genomic window:
- a CDS encoding HAD-IB family phosphatase, producing MVRLISFDLEGTLVKSVSGWVELHKRFGTWEKGMKYAELFFSGKIGYVEWAELDASLWRGHTRDEILEWANSVEYMDGAEELVEFLKQNGFKISILSSGLMCLAGRVARELSVDYVFANELIFDENGVITGKVNPVVDFKSKGAILRELKEELRPELTVAVGDGYNDVSMFREADVAIAIKPHDGVEGDHNVESLREVGEIIAGLLK from the coding sequence ATGGTCAGGCTCATCTCTTTTGATCTCGAGGGGACGCTCGTTAAATCCGTCTCAGGCTGGGTTGAGCTGCACAAACGCTTTGGAACGTGGGAAAAGGGTATGAAATACGCCGAGCTTTTCTTCTCTGGGAAGATAGGCTACGTTGAGTGGGCTGAGCTGGACGCCTCTCTCTGGAGGGGTCACACGCGGGATGAAATCCTCGAGTGGGCGAACTCAGTTGAGTATATGGACGGCGCAGAGGAGCTGGTGGAGTTTCTCAAACAGAACGGCTTTAAAATATCCATTCTCTCCAGCGGGCTTATGTGCCTCGCCGGGAGGGTAGCGAGGGAGCTCAGCGTCGATTATGTCTTTGCGAACGAGCTGATATTCGACGAGAACGGAGTGATTACGGGAAAAGTTAACCCAGTCGTCGACTTCAAGAGTAAAGGTGCCATTCTGCGCGAGCTGAAGGAGGAGCTGAGGCCGGAATTAACGGTGGCGGTCGGCGACGGCTACAACGACGTAAGTATGTTCCGGGAGGCAGACGTTGCGATAGCAATAAAACCCCACGATGGCGTTGAGGGCGACCACAACGTCGAGAGCCTCCGGGAAGTGGGGGAGATTATAGCCGGCCTCCTGAAGTGA
- a CDS encoding A24 family peptidase C-terminal domain-containing protein has product MWTVPLILGLLAGVLTSYTDIKTGFIFDNHAFPTLTLIGKLLSWEEDGGEVDLPKWIDKIIIPTAEGGILYYAYLGLKGGNTLLALSGVIGLVVGFILGIMFYYLGAWASGDVVVLAAFSALLPFAPKTASVIPPYGRALPLYSLAILFNSILAVFPFILVYALAVLAIRGKFHELGDVFTGGLKITAEFWIWLIGILGIQEAIATTGFSNSATLWVLGLVLLLVFSKFKAIGNAVGILSLAYLVYSNPVTAFNVSWRMFVVLYTFKVLISTVKYLRTEVLMEEVPVERLQEWDILGETIHELNGEILRDREGAFGRFKRAIAKLDTSILKPKRGRVIASPTAEGLAKEQIEELRKLVEEGKLENSFLRKKAMPFAPALFIGFLMAYFWGDVFWWLVLRVAGFS; this is encoded by the coding sequence ATGTGGACGGTTCCGCTCATTCTCGGCCTGTTAGCAGGAGTTTTGACGTCCTACACCGACATAAAGACTGGCTTTATCTTTGACAACCACGCTTTTCCCACCCTTACACTCATCGGGAAGCTCCTCAGCTGGGAGGAGGATGGTGGGGAAGTGGACCTCCCAAAGTGGATAGATAAAATAATAATCCCCACCGCGGAAGGTGGAATCCTCTACTACGCCTACCTTGGACTTAAGGGGGGAAACACCCTCCTCGCACTCTCTGGGGTTATTGGACTCGTCGTGGGTTTTATCCTCGGCATAATGTTCTACTACCTGGGGGCCTGGGCGAGCGGAGACGTTGTGGTTCTCGCCGCGTTTTCGGCGCTCCTGCCCTTTGCACCGAAGACAGCAAGCGTCATCCCCCCATACGGCCGGGCCCTGCCCCTGTACTCCCTCGCGATACTCTTCAACAGCATCCTTGCGGTTTTCCCCTTCATCCTAGTCTACGCACTCGCGGTTCTGGCCATCAGGGGGAAATTCCACGAGCTTGGTGATGTCTTTACAGGTGGCCTGAAGATAACGGCGGAGTTCTGGATCTGGCTCATAGGTATCCTGGGAATCCAAGAGGCGATAGCCACAACCGGCTTCAGTAACTCAGCCACCCTCTGGGTTCTCGGTCTCGTTCTCCTGCTGGTGTTCTCAAAGTTTAAAGCGATTGGAAACGCAGTAGGTATTCTAAGTTTGGCGTATCTGGTTTACAGCAACCCAGTAACGGCCTTCAATGTCTCTTGGAGGATGTTCGTGGTTCTCTACACGTTCAAAGTTCTCATCTCAACCGTTAAGTACCTTCGTACGGAGGTCCTCATGGAGGAAGTTCCCGTTGAAAGGCTTCAGGAGTGGGACATCCTGGGGGAGACCATCCACGAACTCAACGGGGAGATACTGAGGGACAGGGAGGGTGCCTTTGGAAGGTTCAAGCGGGCCATTGCAAAGCTTGACACATCGATACTGAAGCCAAAGCGCGGGAGAGTAATAGCGTCTCCCACTGCCGAAGGCCTGGCGAAGGAACAGATTGAGGAACTCAGAAAACTGGTAGAAGAGGGAAAGCTTGAGAACAGCTTTTTGAGGAAGAAGGCCATGCCCTTCGCGCCGGCACTCTTCATCGGTTTCCTGATGGCTTATTTCTGGGGCGATGTCTTCTGGTGGCTCGTCCTCAGGGTTGCGGGCTTCAGTTAG
- a CDS encoding class III signal peptide-containing protein, with translation MRRAQGALEYLFMLAAVLILVAVAVKVIMNSVYDLNRAVSNYTTQVRRQLLENL, from the coding sequence ATGCGAAGGGCACAGGGGGCGCTCGAGTATCTCTTCATGCTGGCGGCGGTTCTGATTCTGGTAGCAGTAGCCGTAAAGGTAATCATGAACAGCGTTTACGACCTTAACAGAGCAGTGAGCAACTACACGACGCAGGTCAGGAGACAGCTTCTTGAGAACCTGTGA
- a CDS encoding ASCH domain-containing protein: MRVYRLRVRGEYLDYIKSGKKRTEVRVAYPQLKGIIPGDKIIFNDEVPAVVTDVKAYETFRQVLREEPIKRIFPDEPGFERAVKRLRNLYPKWKENRYGVIAIRFKLVGENGKR; encoded by the coding sequence ATGAGGGTTTACAGACTTCGTGTTCGCGGTGAATATCTGGACTACATAAAGTCTGGTAAGAAGAGGACAGAGGTTCGCGTCGCCTACCCGCAGCTTAAGGGTATAATCCCCGGCGACAAGATAATCTTCAACGACGAGGTTCCCGCGGTGGTTACTGACGTTAAGGCCTACGAGACCTTCCGCCAGGTTCTCCGAGAGGAGCCGATAAAGAGAATCTTCCCAGACGAGCCGGGTTTTGAGAGGGCCGTAAAGCGCCTCCGCAACCTCTATCCAAAGTGGAAGGAGAACCGCTACGGCGTGATCGCAATAAGGTTCAAGCTCGTTGGTGAGAACGGTAAACGGTGA
- a CDS encoding ASCH domain-containing protein, which produces MRHLEFDGRYAEAILSGKKRATVRLGRRPGLHPGDEVLIHSGGYALGRAVVEMVETKTVGGLTGEDALLDGFSTRDELIQALKTHYKYVNDDSTAHVIVFRLVERFDKPVMSSDYAYEGNKPVEIAEMALEHLDLPEEDRKLIELFLKTGSLRKASYRLGGMNKRYMIRDALRKAYEELKRMGLMEPRL; this is translated from the coding sequence GTGCGCCATCTCGAGTTCGACGGACGCTATGCAGAGGCAATACTAAGCGGGAAGAAAAGGGCAACGGTGAGGCTCGGCAGGAGGCCAGGATTACACCCCGGCGACGAGGTTCTCATCCACTCCGGTGGCTACGCGCTTGGGAGAGCAGTGGTAGAGATGGTGGAAACCAAAACGGTGGGGGGGCTGACCGGTGAGGATGCCCTCCTCGACGGCTTCTCCACTAGGGATGAGCTTATACAAGCCCTCAAGACCCACTACAAGTACGTCAATGACGACTCCACTGCCCATGTCATCGTTTTCCGCCTTGTTGAGCGCTTTGATAAGCCGGTCATGAGCTCTGACTACGCCTACGAGGGTAACAAACCTGTGGAGATAGCGGAGATGGCATTGGAGCATCTTGACCTCCCCGAAGAGGATAGAAAACTCATCGAGCTGTTCCTCAAAACGGGAAGCCTCAGGAAGGCCTCCTACAGGCTCGGTGGTATGAACAAGAGATATATGATTAGGGACGCCCTCAGGAAGGCCTATGAAGAACTGAAGAGGATGGGCCTTATGGAACCGAGACTTTGA
- a CDS encoding TIGR02253 family HAD-type hydrolase, protein MKAVFFDFVGTLITKVGENITHQNLVREVLRRANREDLDYIKVWEEYEGESSALFKELAGKPYVKIRDVDTEAMGKIAERYGFSVPEDFWDISLEMHARYGELFPDAVETIRALRDLGLHVGIITDSDNDYIEAHLRALGIYDLFDSITTSEDAGFYKPHGRPFLLALDIAGIKPGEAIYVGDNPAKDCIGAKNVGMLSVLLDPDGKKRNLWGNCDFVVSKLSGIVEIVEGLMEK, encoded by the coding sequence ATGAAGGCCGTCTTCTTTGACTTCGTAGGCACACTGATAACCAAGGTCGGGGAGAACATAACCCACCAGAACCTCGTGAGGGAAGTGCTCAGGCGAGCGAATAGGGAGGATTTGGACTACATCAAGGTCTGGGAGGAGTACGAGGGGGAGAGCTCGGCGCTCTTCAAGGAGCTGGCCGGAAAGCCCTACGTTAAAATTCGTGATGTGGATACGGAAGCGATGGGGAAGATCGCGGAGAGGTACGGCTTCTCAGTTCCCGAAGACTTCTGGGATATCAGCCTTGAAATGCACGCCCGCTACGGTGAGCTTTTCCCAGATGCAGTAGAGACGATACGGGCACTCAGAGACCTCGGCCTTCACGTGGGCATTATCACGGATTCAGACAACGACTATATAGAGGCCCATCTAAGGGCACTGGGAATTTACGACCTCTTTGATTCAATAACGACTAGTGAGGATGCGGGCTTCTACAAGCCCCACGGGAGGCCCTTCCTCCTGGCCCTGGATATAGCTGGAATTAAGCCGGGGGAGGCCATTTACGTTGGCGACAACCCTGCTAAAGACTGCATTGGGGCGAAAAACGTCGGCATGCTCAGCGTTCTCCTCGATCCGGATGGTAAAAAACGCAACCTCTGGGGAAATTGTGACTTCGTAGTTTCAAAACTTAGCGGGATCGTTGAAATCGTCGAGGGCTTAATGGAGAAATGA
- the pgsA gene encoding archaetidylinositol phosphate synthase yields the protein MVLNNYRENVRGYLEAIVGPLAKAGVTPNTITVLGLLISLVGAYLFYLNEQFWAAVVLLIGSLIDALDGTLARMTGKTSRFGAFLDSTSDRISDGAVLFGIAAGGLAGWRIAFLTFMGAYLVSYERCRAELAGSGKLAIGIAERAERLLILIGFALFGYVNYGVYLVGILAWITVLQRMWVAYQRLK from the coding sequence ATGGTTCTCAACAACTATCGTGAGAATGTCAGAGGTTACCTTGAGGCGATTGTGGGACCCCTTGCAAAAGCTGGGGTGACACCGAACACGATAACCGTCCTCGGGCTTCTCATAAGTCTAGTGGGCGCGTACCTCTTCTACCTGAACGAGCAGTTCTGGGCGGCGGTGGTTCTACTCATAGGCTCTCTGATAGATGCGCTCGATGGAACCCTAGCAAGGATGACGGGGAAGACGAGCCGCTTCGGGGCCTTCCTGGACTCCACCTCAGACAGGATAAGCGATGGCGCGGTGCTCTTTGGCATAGCCGCCGGGGGATTGGCGGGCTGGAGGATAGCGTTCCTCACATTCATGGGCGCCTACCTGGTGAGCTATGAGCGCTGCAGGGCTGAGCTTGCAGGTTCGGGAAAGCTTGCCATTGGGATAGCGGAGAGAGCCGAGCGTTTGTTAATCCTCATCGGCTTTGCCCTCTTCGGCTACGTTAACTACGGTGTTTATCTTGTTGGAATCCTAGCATGGATAACTGTCCTTCAGCGCATGTGGGTCGCTTACCAGAGACTCAAATGA
- a CDS encoding tRNA (cytidine(56)-2'-O)-methyltransferase, which produces MIEVLRLGHRPERDKRITTHVALTARAFGADKIIITAEEDEHVKESVEDVVKRWGGTFTIEFNPSWKKILREWKERGGIIAHLTMYGIHIDDALPMIIKEMETRRNLLVVVGAEKVPREVYEMADYNVAVGNQPHSEVAALAVFLDRLLNREGLRREFKNARLRIVPQERGKRVIEI; this is translated from the coding sequence ATGATAGAGGTTCTCAGGCTCGGACACAGACCTGAGAGGGACAAGAGGATAACGACGCACGTCGCTTTAACGGCGAGGGCCTTCGGGGCCGATAAAATCATAATCACAGCTGAAGAGGATGAGCACGTTAAAGAGAGTGTGGAGGATGTTGTGAAAAGGTGGGGTGGGACTTTCACCATAGAGTTCAACCCCAGCTGGAAGAAGATACTGCGCGAGTGGAAAGAACGGGGAGGGATAATAGCCCACCTGACAATGTATGGGATTCACATAGACGATGCCCTGCCCATGATAATAAAAGAGATGGAAACTAGAAGAAACCTCCTAGTAGTCGTCGGGGCCGAAAAGGTTCCGAGGGAAGTCTACGAGATGGCAGACTACAACGTGGCCGTCGGAAACCAGCCCCACAGCGAGGTCGCGGCTCTGGCCGTCTTTCTCGACAGGCTTCTCAACAGGGAGGGCCTGAGGAGAGAATTCAAGAACGCAAGGCTCAGGATAGTACCCCAAGAACGGGGAAAGCGGGTAATCGAGATTTAA